The Ignavibacteria bacterium genome contains the following window.
TAATGTCGCTGCTTGGGCAATTAAAGCAAAATCCATTACTTCCTGAACTGAATTTGATGCAAGCAACGCAAAACCTGTAGAGCGGGTTGCCATAACATCTGAATGATCACCAAAAATCGATAGAGCCTGTGCAGCAATTGAACGAGCTGAAACATGAAAAACTGTGGAAGTTAATTCTCCAGCAATCTTAAACATATTTGGTATCATTAAAAGTAAACCTTGTGATGCAGTGAAAGTGGTTGTTAGAGCACCACTTTGCAAAGCACCATGGACGCTTCCAGATGCGCCACCTTCACTTTGAAGCTCACTAACAATCGGTACATCACCCCAGATATTTTTTTTGCCCTCAGCTGCCCAGGCATCACACCATTCACCCATTGGTGATGAAGGTGTAATTGGATAAATTGCTATTACTTCATTTGTATGATAAGCTATATACGCTGCAGCTTCATTTCCATCAATTGTGACTTTTTTTCTTTCCATTTTACCCTTCCTTTAAAAATTTTTTGGATGTCAATTTTTTTTGAAAGTAACTATTGTCTTTTTTAAATAAAAATGCAAAAAATTCTCCAAATAATTTCAATTATTATGCCTATAAAACTTTTAAAAAATCTTGATTTATTTGATAATTATTAAGTTTTATCTCTCAGAATCGAAAAATTTGAAAACTTATTTTCAAAATTGAGAATTTTAGATATCAATTGTTGAAATCAATCTGCGGTGTAGAAATTTAAGACCTGGTTGAATTCAACAAGATCAATTGGTTGGTAAAAGACTTTATCGACTTGTTTTTGAACTTGATTTACAAGCTCTTGATGAATAATAGGGTGAGATGTAAATACAAAAATCTTAGAATTCGAACTTGTAGATCTGACTTCTTCGATCAGTTTTAAAGTTGATACATTTAAGGTAATATCAATTACAATTATTTCGGGTTGAAGCGTTTTAACAATCTGGAGAAAAGTTTCTCTATCGTTTACAGTCACTATTTTTTGAAAATCTTTTCTGAAATAAAGTGAGAAACTTTGAGCGAAGTCAAAATCTTCTGAATAAAGAACAATCTTAATTCTTCGATATAAATTTTTTTTACTTTCGGAGTTTGAATTTTCTATTTGAACTTTACCTTCCATATAAGAAATAAATTTCAATCATTATGCCACAAAAAATATTTCGATATTTTCTTATTTCCAGTTCAATCAGGATTTTAAACAAAGAATTTTTAAGAATTTTTAAGAATTGGTTTATGATAGTAAATTTTATTGCCCAAAATTAAGCTAGATATTCTCAATAGTGAAAATTAAATAATAAAAAAATATCACAAATGAAATTTACGCGAGTATTTTCAATTCCTTAATTCTCCTGTACAATGTAGCTGTGCTGATGCCAAGCATTCGTGCGGTTTTTTCTTTGTCATAATCATTCTGAGCAAGAGCTTTTTGAATGTAATCTTTTTCAAACTCGTTTATAGCGATATCAAGAGTTTTAAACGTACTTATAGAACCATTAGACTGCGTCAGATTATTTATGTATGAAGGCAATTCATTTAAAGTAATGTAATCTCCCTTACAAAAAATAACAGCTCGTTCAATAACATTCTCAAGTTCGCGTACTTCACCTTTCCAGGTGTAATTAATTAAGGCTTTCATTGCATCTGCATCGACGCCTTTAATATTTTTATTCATCTCTTTACGATATTTATCAAGGAAAAATTCAACAAGTAGAGGGATGTCTTCAACTCTTTCACTTAAAGATGGCAAATGAATTTCAACAACATTTAATCTATAATAAAGATCTCTTCGAAATCTTCCTGCTTCCACTTCTTCGTATAAATCTTTATTAGTAGCTGATATAATTCTAACGTCAACGGGAATTGGTGTTGATGAACCGACAGGAATAATTTCTTTTTGTTCGATCGCCCGCAATAATCTTACCTGAGATTGAAGAGGCATTTCACTAATCTCATCTAAAAATAATGTTCCACCATCTGCAGCCTGAAAATATCCTTCTTTATCTCTAATGGCACCTGTGAAAGAGCCTTTTTTGTGTCCAAATAATTCACTTTCAATTAATGTTTCAGGTATTGCGCCACAGTTTACCACGATGAATGGTTTATCTTTCCTTGGACCATTATAATGAATTGCTCTGCTAACAAGTTCTTTACCTGTACCGCTATTACCTGTAATCAGAACACTGCTATTTGTCCCTGCAACTGACTTTATCATCTCAAACACTCTTTGCATTGCGGGACTCTTACCAATGATATTATCAAAAGAATATTGCTTTTGTAATTCGCGGCGATAAAGTTGATTCTCGATCACTAACTGTTTGTAATCGAGCAGTCTTTTAATCTTTAAGATCAATTCATCGAAATCAATGGGTTTAAGGATGTAATCGCTGGCGCCTAATCTTAATGCTGCGATTGCCGTTTCGAGTGAACCATAGGCTGTGATAAAAATCGATAACAACTGAGGATCTATTTTGGAAACTTTTTCTAAAAGCTCTATTCCCTTCATTTTTGGCATTTCTATATCAGAGATCAGCAAATCATATTTATTATTTAAATACTTTTCATAAGCCTCTTCACCGTTCGATGCTTCATCAACTTCGTAGCCTTCCTGTCTTAAAATTAATGCAATGTTTTCTCTTAAAATTTCTTCATCGTCTACGATTAAAATTCTTGCTTTCATAGTTTATTCCATGTTTCAATATTAATTGGTAAAACGATTGTAAACGTTGAGCCTTCGCCTTCAGTACTATTTACTCTAATCTCGCCCTGAAAGCTTTTTATAATATTATAACTAACCCACAATCCTAAGCCAGTTCCTTCACCCACTTTTTTAGTTGTGTAGAATGGATCGAAAATTTTTTCCATTGTTGATTCAGACATTCCAATTCCATTATCTGAAATTGAAATATAAACTTTATTCTCATCACGATAAGTTTTTGCAACAATTTGTGGATTAGGATTAAAATAAATCATTCGATCTGCATCAATGCAAAGAGCATCAATAGCGTTGATTAAAATGTTTAAGAAAACCTGCTGCAATTGATCTGGGACAAGATAAAGAATTGGAATATTCGAACCGTATTCCTCAACAAAATTTATTCCTTTTGCTTTTTTACTGACCCTTGCGATCTCTATTGCAGATTTTAAAACTTTGTTAATTTCTGTTGATTGAAGTTCATAGGTAGATTGACGGGAAAAATTGACAAGGTCTCTGATTATCTTGGAGATACGATTTATCTGACTTTTAATTAATTCAAGCTTTTGATTTGTAAATTCATCTTTATTAGTTCGTTGAATGACTTGAACAAGAGAAGATATGGAAGCAAGAGGATTACCGACTTCGTGAGCAAGACCTGAAGCAAGTAAACCCATACTTTCCATTTTCTGAGCATGAATTAATTGCTGTTCGAGTTTTTTCTGTTCTGTTTTATCGCGATGAATTCCAAAGTAGCCAATTAGTTTCCCATTCTCATCAATTATTGGTGATACTAATAAATCAGTATAAAAAAGAGTTCCATCTTTTCTTTTATTAACAACTTCACCAATCCAGACCTTGCCCTGCTTAATCGTATCCCACATATTTCTCCAGAATTCTTTTGAATGTTTGTGTGAACTAAAGATATTAGGATTTTTACCAATTAATTCTTCTCTTGTGTAGCCACTTGATCTTTCAAACGCTGGATTGACATAAATTATTTTTCCCTCGATATCAGTAATTTCCAGCGGATTGACAGTATACTCAGCTACATTTGCGAATCTGACTAAATCAAGTTCTTTCTTTTTTTGAATAGAAATATCTCGCGCAAATACAAAACATAATCTAGTATCGCTTTGATTATTTGAGTGGTTAACCTGGAAGAAAGGTGCAAGAATAACTTGCACAAATTTCTTATTTTCACCAGCAACAAAAATTGTCTCAATCTCTTGATTTATTCCTTCTTTAATAGATTTATTAAAGACTTTAGCAAACTCGTCTCTTTTATCTTCACTTATAAAATCAATAAAGTTTTTATTTACAATTTCTTGTTTTGAGGAAAGAAAAAACTCGGATGCAGCTTTGTTACAGTGAAGTATAGACATTGATTGGTCGATGACAAAACTAATATCTGGAAGAATATCAAAGAAATAACAAGGAATATGAAATGTTTGATGCTTATGATTTGTTTTATCTTCCGTTACCAAAATTTTGTCGTTCAAATTTATTTCCATAATTCTTCGAAGCCCTCACTAATAATTAAATATTTTTATTGCAAATTAATTGATGGTTTGAATAAACTCAATTCATTGAAAATTAGAGAAAGGTGAAAAATTAAATTCAAAAATTACCAATCTACCCAGTTAGATACGATAAATTTTGAAGATTTAAGCTTTTGCTGAATATTATTGATAGCCCTTGAACTATAATTTATGACGGCAGAACCTGTTGCAGAAATATCCACGCTTGGACCAACTACCAGCATTCCGCCATATATTGCAGAGTTTCCCGAAGCAGATGCAGAAATTTGAGTATTACCATAAACGATAACTAATCCCTGATAACTAAAATTACCAGCACAACTCATATCCCCATAAATTATTAAAATACCAGCGCCCGATGCATTCCCTGCAAAATTCGCATTACCCGAAATAAAAGTAATTTTAGGTTCTTCCGGCGTGCCCAGGATTGTACCTGTTGAATATGTTCCTGAAGGTAATATAATATCAGCGGATTGTATATACTGATTTATTAACTCACTAAGGTTTTGTGAATTTTGATTTACCAAAACACTTGGAGATGGAGTTGAACCAATTATCTGTGGTTTTACATTATTTGGGATCCCATTGACTATCCTTATACTATCATTAATATTTTCCACCGATATTCCACTCACTGGCTGGGATGTTCCTGGAGTTCCATCGGAATTTTTATCAATGCCGCTAATCAAAATATTCCCATGAAGCGAAATATCAATATTCGAAGATGAAATACTCATAGCAGCATTGATTTTTGGTAAAGTGATTATATTCCATATTGTTATCACAGAAGCATTAGCTTTCTGTTTCATATAATTTGCGTTTACAGAAATTAGAACTGTGTCCGTTCCTTTGATAGAAACATTGTAAGATCCTCCAAGCAATAAATTATCATTAAAATTACCTCTCAATTTTTTGTTTAATCTGAGTTTATTTAGTGTGATATTCAAAGCTGAATTTGCAATGTATTTGGCTTGCTCAATATTAAATGCAGAAATTACCCGATCAGTAATTCGGGTTGAACTACCTCTTAAATTTAAAACGACGAAAATAATCAGCAACAAAGTAGCAGAAGTTATTATTAAGACTTTATTCCCCACATTTAACCTATATTTTTGGGTCTAACAATAAATTTATCTTCAAAAAATAAATAGCATCCATTAACGGGATACTCAGATTCAATTCTCAAAGAGACAATGATGAATCTTATAAATAATTTTTCATTAGTAGGAATACCATTTACATCCAGATAATCAAATTTAAATTTTGTCACTCCATAAGGCGAAATCGTTTGTTCATTACTATTTTTTACTAATATTAATTTATAATCCGAAGGATTTTGAGAATTTTCTGCCAACTCACCTATTCTTATTTCAAGAGAATCTACCAAACCATCTCCATCTTCATCACAGTAAAATTTTATTTTTAAAGAATCAGCCTCAATTATGGGATTCACAGGTGACCTGAAACCGATTTTCTTTAAGTAATACTCCAATATCTGTTGAGTTGTTATAAAATTTTGTAAAACTTTTTCTTCTTGTAATTCTTCCTGCTGGCTTTCGTTTATAAAAACTGTAGTTCTTGTTAGTATCAAAATAATCGATGTGCCAATTACTATGCTTATTAATAGGTAAATTGGATGATTCATTACCAGACAGAAAAAATTTGTTTGAGTTCAAATTTCTTTGCTTGATTTTGCCCAAAGCACTTTATAGTTACTAATTTATAAAAAGTTGGGCTCGAGCTTATGATATCTGGATTATCTTCTTTTACATAATTTACAGTGACTTGTAGAGTATAAAATTTACTGTTTTCCAGATTTAACTCTCTCGAATAGCCGTTATAATCATCGATATCATCGTATTCGGGATAAATTTCATTATCTGGACCGAGCATTGAAGTATTTGTTAAACTATCTCGATTGATTGAAGTCATTGAAATAAGTTTTTCGTCGAAAATTTTTGATCTCATTTCTTCGAAAAGATTTTTTGCTTCGTTTACTGAATGGTACAAGTTTCTTGCTTCAATTTTTTCATCTTTTGTTTCTATGTTAGCTCGATTAGTCAAAATTATAATTGTTGAAAGCAAGATTAATGATGCAATAAGTATAATAAGTTGACTCGAGTTCATTTTGATTTTATTTGTGATTTAATTTTTTCAATTTGTTGATCATAATCTTCGATCTTGTTTCTAATTAAATCCTTTTCTCTCGAAACCACCCTCTCGTAAAGTGATGGATTTAGCTTAGCCTTTAAAACAATAATTAATTCCTTACGTGCTGAAGTTACTACATCCCTTCCAGCAAGATATTTAATTCCAAAAACCCACCAGGGCAAATCTTTTAAGAAAGGAATACCAGTACGTTCTTTTTTGTCTTCATTAATAAATAATCCACCAATTATAGTTTCTTCTCCGTCAAGTAGTAAAACATTTGTGTTGGCTTTTGTTCTTTTGACCTCGGTAGAAATTTGTCCAGGAATTGCTGAACTTCTTTCAACGTTTAGATCGAGCAAGATGTAGTCTTTACCATTCTCGTTTAAAACATAAGGTGTGACTCTAATAATTGTTCCTGTGCTGTAAAATCTTTCGATAGTATTTCCTGCAAAATCTTTTTCTCTGGTTGAAAAATCTGAACCAACCTGAATTTCCCCTTTAACTCTGTCTCTTACTGTAATTTGTGGACTTGCGATAACTTCACCTAATTGATTGGACTCAAGGAAATTGAATAATGATGTAGCTTTAGCAATTGAACCAAAGACATTTACATCTCCTCGAATTCCAATATCAAGTGCTCGTGAATCAGTTGTTGAATTCCAATCGAATATTTCATTAGAAGTTTCTCCGAATCTTATTCCGACATCGGCACCACCTTTTGAGAATAGCGTTCGCCAGTTGATTCCTCTTTCTTTTGCTTTGTTTACATCGAGTTCAAAAAATACTGCTGAAATGGTTACTTCCCTGGTTCTAAAATCGACACCTTTTAAAATGTCCGGTATTTCTGCCTCAGAAAATTTTTGCTGAGGAACTAATTTGATAAAATCTTCTTTTTCAACTAATTCAAGGTTATGTAACTTGGCAATTATTTCAAGTGCTTTATACCAGTTGAGATTTGTGATTTCAATTCCAACTGGTACCGGCATATTTTGATCAAGTATAATCACTTTATTAATAACTTGTTTACTTATCCTGCTCAAAACATCGATTGCCTGATCAACACTTGCTGTTTTAGAAATTGTAACTAAATTTTCAGAATCCTGTGAAAGCATCGCTTTCAAACTTCGATAGCTTTGAGCTGAGATGCTTAATGAGAAAAATAAAACTAATATCAAAATCTTTTTCATTTTTTTTGCTCCTTATCTTCAAGAACTAATGTAACTCGTTCAAGTATTCCACCTTTGTTTAAGAGAAATTGACAATTGTGTTGATCATAATTTATTTTCGTTAAGTATCCAAGATAAACTTCATCACCTTCCATTAGTGTGTATGAATTACCCTTTTTATCAATTAAATAAACTGCATCAGGCATAATGGCAAGTAACTTTGCACCTTCAACTTCAAATAATCCTTGATCGTTTGGTGGAATGTCTAATTTGATTAATGATTCAAAATAATCTGAAACATAGGTCAAAAACTTTTGATCTTTTCTCTGGATTAAAGTATCCAGATTAAATTCAGGTGAAGTTGTATAAAGATTTTCAATATGAAATGTAAAAACTACTTTTTCCTCTAATTTCCCTGATTTATCAGGTTCATATGTCTGCCTGATTTCATTCAAATGAAGTCTGTAAATCTCTGGTGAACTTTCAAACAAGTTCATCAAAGAAAATAGATCTCTGAATTTACCGCTCCCAGTAATCTTAAATCTATCGATTCTCAAAGGTGGTTTTTCTTCGGTAGAAACTCGATCAATGTTAATATCCAGACGATTTTCAAGAAGATTGATTTTGCTTAGGATTTTACTATATGCATCTACCTGCGAAGGATAGTAAGGAATAATTTTATCCGTAACTTTTATAAATGACGAAAGTGAATCAATCTTTTGTTCGAGCTCATAAATTACTTCATCAGGAGATTTATTACTTAGAAGTTCGTTGGTCTGAGACTTGCTCTGTTCATTTAATTTTTTCATTTCTCTTGTGTATGAATATTCTACAAAATAATAACTGGCAGCTGCAGTTATTAGTAATAAGATCAATAAGAATATTCTTCGAGATTTTCTTTTCATTTTAATTTTTAACCAAAGTTGTTAACTCAAATTGATAAATCTTTTTATTTCTAATCTCATAAATGTAGATATTCTTAAGTTCAGCATTGTGAAGAGCAGCCATCAAATCTGGTATTTTCGATCGGTCGATTGCCAATCCCTTAATCAAAAATAAAGATGGATTTTTTTCATCAACGGCAATTGATGTGAGCCATATCTTATTTTTATGCGGGTTGAAAGATTCAATTAATAAAAGTTGATCTGTAATTCTCCTTAAATTTTTCTCAGCCTCTTCTAAGTTCTGTTTATATGCATTTAAAATTTCATAACGATTACTTAATTGATTTATCCTAGCTAAATCGGCAGATGAGATCGACTTAATAACTTCCATTCTTGAAATTTGCGCTCGAAATTTTTTCAAATTGCTTGACCGCTCTTTATACATCTGAAGTGAAAAAAACATTAAAGCTCCAATTAACATCACTAAAAAGATTGACAGGAAATCAATCTTCTTGAAAAATGAAATTTTAGAAAGTCTTTTTGTTTGAAATTCTAAGTTCTTCTTAATATTAGAGAATCGGAAAACTTCATCACAAACCGCAACTAAAGGTAAAATATATGATTGAGCTTTATGAACAGCTTCTTCTTCAAGCGAGGAAAAGTCAAAAATTTGTAAGTCGAGAAGATCTACGCTTGCGAAAGGAAAACTCTGCTTAACTGCTAAGAGCAAATCATCATTAATTTCACCTGTAAGAATGATATTTGTCAATTCAGTTACATTGGCATATTCCATCTCTAAAACAATCTTACTTGATAGAAAACTAACAATCCCCTGCCGTTCTAAGCTTAAACCGAGATATTTGTTAATGTGAGTTACTTTACCATCTTTAATGAAAATCAATCTAATTGAATCAGTTCCAATATATATCAAAAGGTATGTTTCATCTTTAGCGGGTTTATAAATGTTCAAAGTATAATTAATAAGTGCGATATCAGCACTTCGAAGAGGTAATATATCAAGCGTTTTTGACTCGGCTATTTCAGCTAAAGATTTGAGCTCATTTAAGATTGGGATATTTTCTTGAACAACAGTTGAGATTAAAAAATGATTTTTATACTCAATGTAATCGATTCGGTCTGGTGAATAATCAATGTTGGTATTTTCTTTCCATTCAGCGGCTATTTTACTTTTTAAATCACCCGGTTTCTTGCCATT
Protein-coding sequences here:
- a CDS encoding PAS domain S-box protein, with protein sequence MNDKILVTEDKTNHKHQTFHIPCYFFDILPDISFVIDQSMSILHCNKAASEFFLSSKQEIVNKNFIDFISEDKRDEFAKVFNKSIKEGINQEIETIFVAGENKKFVQVILAPFFQVNHSNNQSDTRLCFVFARDISIQKKKELDLVRFANVAEYTVNPLEITDIEGKIIYVNPAFERSSGYTREELIGKNPNIFSSHKHSKEFWRNMWDTIKQGKVWIGEVVNKRKDGTLFYTDLLVSPIIDENGKLIGYFGIHRDKTEQKKLEQQLIHAQKMESMGLLASGLAHEVGNPLASISSLVQVIQRTNKDEFTNQKLELIKSQINRISKIIRDLVNFSRQSTYELQSTEINKVLKSAIEIARVSKKAKGINFVEEYGSNIPILYLVPDQLQQVFLNILINAIDALCIDADRMIYFNPNPQIVAKTYRDENKVYISISDNGIGMSESTMEKIFDPFYTTKKVGEGTGLGLWVSYNIIKSFQGEIRVNSTEGEGSTFTIVLPINIETWNKL
- a CDS encoding sigma-54-dependent Fis family transcriptional regulator, encoding MKARILIVDDEEILRENIALILRQEGYEVDEASNGEEAYEKYLNNKYDLLISDIEMPKMKGIELLEKVSKIDPQLLSIFITAYGSLETAIAALRLGASDYILKPIDFDELILKIKRLLDYKQLVIENQLYRRELQKQYSFDNIIGKSPAMQRVFEMIKSVAGTNSSVLITGNSGTGKELVSRAIHYNGPRKDKPFIVVNCGAIPETLIESELFGHKKGSFTGAIRDKEGYFQAADGGTLFLDEISEMPLQSQVRLLRAIEQKEIIPVGSSTPIPVDVRIISATNKDLYEEVEAGRFRRDLYYRLNVVEIHLPSLSERVEDIPLLVEFFLDKYRKEMNKNIKGVDADAMKALINYTWKGEVRELENVIERAVIFCKGDYITLNELPSYINNLTQSNGSISTFKTLDIAINEFEKDYIQKALAQNDYDKEKTARMLGISTATLYRRIKELKILA